In Streptomyces liangshanensis, the DNA window CGCCGGACTTCTTGATCTGCTTGCTGAGCGGGCCGGCCTGCGGGTACTCGCCGCCGTAGTAGACGACGTCCGCGCCGGAGTTCTTCACCTTGGTGACGACGGCACCGAAGTCCTTGGTGTCCGGGTTGATGTGCTCGGTGCCGACGACCGCGCCGCCGAGCTTCTTGAACTCGGTCGTGAAGGTGGCGGCCAGGCCGGCGCCGTAGGTCTTCTTGTCGTCGATGACGAAGACCTTCTTCTTCTTCGCGTCGTTGAACAGGTACTGCGCGGCGAACGGGCCCTGGATGGCGTCCGTGGTCGCGGTGCGGAAGTACGAGGCGTACGGGCGCTTCTTCGTGCCGCCGTTCCACTCCGTGCCCTGCGTCAGGGCCGGGTTGGTGTTGGCGGGCGAGACCTCGGCGAGCTTCGCGTCGTCGAAGACCTTCTGCATGGACTCGGCCACCGAGGAGTTCAGCGGGCCGACCACACCGAGGACGGACTTGTTCGAGACGAAGTTGACCGCGTTCTGCTGCCCGGAGGACGGCTGCGCCTGGTCGTCGAGCGCTTCCACCTTGAAGGTGATGCCGTCGACGTACTTCTTCGTGTTGGCCTGCTTGGCCGCGAGGTCGACGGAGTTCTTGATGCCGAGGCCCAGCGCGGAGAGGTCACCCGTCAGCGGGGCGTCGACGCCGATGACGACCGTGGTGCCGGCGCTGTCGCCGGAGCCGGAGTCGTCGGAGTCACGGGAGCCACAGGCGGTGAGCGTGAGAGCTCCCGCGGTGAGCGCAGCCATCACGGCTATGAGCGAACGTTGACGCACGATCAGTCCTTTCACCAGGCACGGCCGTCCCCCCTGGAACGTACCGAGTCGAGCGCGGGAACCGAACTGAAGGTAATCCGGCGGCGCGGTGACTGGCGGTGACTATAAGCGGGGTATTGGGGCGGGTGGAGTGGTCTGGCCAATGATGTGACGCTCTTGTTATGCCAGCACGTCATGGATAGCGGAACTTCAGGGGTGGATCGGGGGAATTCGGGTCGGTTCGTCTGGTCCACATGCTGAGAACGTGCAGGACTGTCAGGGGGTTTGAGTCCTGACATCGCAGGATGTCCGGTGAACGGACGGGGCACGCGGTGCCACGAGCTTCTGCCAGGTCGTGGCTGTATGGCACACCCAGAATGTAGCGCTGCTCCTGTATTGCACGTGTATTACGCAGTGTTACGCCGAGGAAATGGAGTCCGGCATTCCGTGCCACTTTTCCGTATTCCGGCATATGAATCGTGACGCGTACTGTTCGCGGCTTTTCGGAAGTGATACGCAAGGGGGCGGCGGGGCCGGAGATGCGCCCGAGGCCTTGCGGGGGCGGGCCCGGCGGGCCGTGACCCCGGCCCCGCGCTCACTGCCAGGGACCGCCGGTCGGGCCGCCGTCGCGGTACCGCTCGGCGCAACGGTCCTTCGCCCGCGCGGAGATCAGCCGGTCGGCGGCCGCCCGGCCGTGAGCACTCTCCTCGGCGCGGGCGGCGTCGGCCACGGCGCGCAGGATGTCGTTCTGGCCACCGGACAGGCCCATGGCCTGGTAGTCGAGGTTCGCCTGGGAGCCGCCGTCGAGGATCACGCCCGCCCAGTGGGTGACGAGCCGGGCGCAGAGGTCCTGGGGCGCGGTGGTCCGCGGGGCGGGCCGGGTGGCCGCGGTCGTGGCGGGGCGCGCGTCCGCGCCGCCGGGCGCGTTGGCGCAGCCGGTCAGCGCGGTGAGGGCGGTCGCGAGGGCGAGCGCGTACCCGGCGGTGAACGCCGACAGCGCCCCGTACCGGTGCGGTGGTGGCCTCATGCGGGCACGCTACTGCGCCCCGGCCGCCGGTTCACCGGCCGGGACAGGCCAATTCCCGCCCGGTACGGGGGCGGAGAGGCGCGGACGCCGCCGAGTGCGGGAGGCGCTCAGGCGGTGCCCTGGGCGTCCCGCAGCAGGCAGGTGAGGCGGGCGGTGCAGACGCGCTTGTCCTGGTCGTCGGTGATGACGATCTCGTACGTCGCGGTCGTACGGCCCCGGTGCACGGGCGTCGCGACCCCGGTGACCAGGCCGCTGCGCACCCCCCGGTGGTGGGTGCAGTTGAGGTCGACGCCGACGGCGACCTTGCGGCTGCCGCCGTGCAGCATCGAGCCGACGGAGCCGAGGGTCTCGGCCAGCACGGCGGACGCGCCGCCGTGCAGGAGCCCGTACGGCTGGGTGTTGCCCTCCACCGGCATGGTGCCGACGACACGTTCGGGTGACGCCTCGACGATCTCCACCCCCATGCGGGTGCCGAGGTGTCCGGCCGAGAAGACCGCGGCGAGGTCGACGCCGAGGGCGGCGTACTCGTCGATGATCTCCTGGGGGAACTTCACGGGGGACTTCGTCGGGGACTGCTCGCCCATGGGGCCCGGCTCCGATCGTCGACGGCGGTGTGCACACCGTCCTACCAGATGACTGAGCGAACGCTTAGCCGAGCGCCCTGTTGCGTGGGTCACGCCGGCCCGCGGCGGCGGGCCGGCGGCGTCCCGGGCGGTCCTACTCGGCCACCGCCGCCTGGCGCTCGGCGCGTTCGAAGCGGACGATGACGGACTTGCTCGTGGGGGTGTTGCTGATGTCGGCCGTCGCGTCCAGCGGGACCAGCACGTTCGTCTCCGGGTAGTACGCGGCGGCGCAGCCCCGGGCGGTCGGGTAGTGGACGATCCGGAATCCGGGGGCGCGGCGCTCCACGCCGTCCTTCCACTCGCTGACGAGGTCCGTGTACGAGCCGTCGGGCAGGTCGAGTTCGGCCGCGTCCTCGGGGTTGACCATGACGATCCGGCGGCCGTTCTTGATGCCGCGGTAACGGTCGTCGAGGCCGTAGATCGTGGTGTTGTACTGGTCGTGCGAGCGCATGGTCTGGAGCAGCAGCCGGCCCTCGGGGAGCTTCGGGTACTCGACGGGCGCGGCGGTGAAGTTGGCCTTGCCGGTGTCGGTGTTGAACTTCCGCTCGTCGCGCGGGGCGTGGGGCAGCTCGAAGCCGTTGGGGTCGGCCACCCGCTCGTTGAAGTTCTCGAAGCCGGGGATGACGCGGGCGATCCGGTCGCGGATGTTCGCGTAGTCCTTCTCGAAGTCCTCCCAGGGGATGAGGGAGGCGGGGCCGAGGGTGGCGCGTGCCATCCGTACGACGATGGCCGGTTCGGAGAGCAGGTGGGGGCTGGCCGGTTCGAGGTTGCCGCGGGAGGCGTGGACCATGCCCATGGAGTCCTCGACGGTGACGATCTGGCGGATGCCCGCCTGGAAGTCCTTGTCGGTGCGGCCCAGGGTCGGCAGGATCAGCGCGCGGACGCCGGTGACGACGTGCGAGCGGTTGAGCTTGGTGGACACGTGCACGGTGAGGCGCGCGTTGCGCATGGCCGCCTCGGTCACGAGGGTGTCCGGGGTCGCGCCGACGAAGTTGCCGCCCATCGCGAAGAAGACCTTCGCGTCGCCGTCCCGCAGCGCCTCTATGGACCGCACCACGTCGTAGCCGTGGTGGCGCGGCGAGGTGATGCTGAACTCCAGGTCCAGGGCGTCGAGGAAGGCGTCGGAGGGCCGCTCGAAGATGCCCATCGTGCGGTCGCCCTGCACGTTGGAGTGGCCGCGCACGGGGCAGACGCCGGCGCCGGGGCGGCCGATGTTGCCGCGCAGCAGCAGGAGGTTGACGACCTCGCGGATCGTCGGTACGGAGTGCTTGTGCTGGGTGAGGCCCATGGCCCAGCAGATGATGGTGCGCTTCGAGGCGAGGACCATCT includes these proteins:
- a CDS encoding FdhF/YdeP family oxidoreductase, with amino-acid sequence MASKPPAGDPIQDAPQVAAPKHAAAGLPAVAHSLIIARQQMGLRRSAQTLLKLNQKNGFDCPGCAWPEGDHRHKAEFCENGAKAVAEEATVRRVTPDFFADHSVADLAERSGYWLGQQGRITQPMYLPEGADHYQAIPWERAFGIIGEELKALNSPDEACFYTSGRTSNEAAFLLQLFAREFGTNNLPDCSNMCHESSGSALAETIGIGKGSVSLEDMHKADLIIVAGQNPGTNHPRMLSALEKAKAAGAKIISINPLPEAGLERFKNPQTPLGMVKGAALTDLFLQIRIGGDQALFRLLNKIVLDTPGAVDESFVAEFTHGYEEFAAAAREADWDQTLTATGLDRADIEKAGEMVLASKRTIICWAMGLTQHKHSVPTIREVVNLLLLRGNIGRPGAGVCPVRGHSNVQGDRTMGIFERPSDAFLDALDLEFSITSPRHHGYDVVRSIEALRDGDAKVFFAMGGNFVGATPDTLVTEAAMRNARLTVHVSTKLNRSHVVTGVRALILPTLGRTDKDFQAGIRQIVTVEDSMGMVHASRGNLEPASPHLLSEPAIVVRMARATLGPASLIPWEDFEKDYANIRDRIARVIPGFENFNERVADPNGFELPHAPRDERKFNTDTGKANFTAAPVEYPKLPEGRLLLQTMRSHDQYNTTIYGLDDRYRGIKNGRRIVMVNPEDAAELDLPDGSYTDLVSEWKDGVERRAPGFRIVHYPTARGCAAAYYPETNVLVPLDATADISNTPTSKSVIVRFERAERQAAVAE
- a CDS encoding branched-chain amino acid ABC transporter substrate-binding protein; the encoded protein is MRQRSLIAVMAALTAGALTLTACGSRDSDDSGSGDSAGTTVVIGVDAPLTGDLSALGLGIKNSVDLAAKQANTKKYVDGITFKVEALDDQAQPSSGQQNAVNFVSNKSVLGVVGPLNSSVAESMQKVFDDAKLAEVSPANTNPALTQGTEWNGGTKKRPYASYFRTATTDAIQGPFAAQYLFNDAKKKKVFVIDDKKTYGAGLAATFTTEFKKLGGAVVGTEHINPDTKDFGAVVTKVKNSGADVVYYGGEYPQAGPLSKQIKKSGAKIPLVGGDGIYSADFIKLSGKEGEGDLATSVGAPVETLPSAKEFVANYKAAGYKDAYEAYGGYSYDSGWAIIEAVKKVVDANDGKLPDDARAKVVEALQTVSFDGVTGKVSFDEFGDATNKQLTVYAYKGDAWVPVKSGTYAG
- a CDS encoding PaaI family thioesterase is translated as MGEQSPTKSPVKFPQEIIDEYAALGVDLAAVFSAGHLGTRMGVEIVEASPERVVGTMPVEGNTQPYGLLHGGASAVLAETLGSVGSMLHGGSRKVAVGVDLNCTHHRGVRSGLVTGVATPVHRGRTTATYEIVITDDQDKRVCTARLTCLLRDAQGTA